Proteins from a single region of Scleropages formosus chromosome 24, fSclFor1.1, whole genome shotgun sequence:
- the egr2b gene encoding early growth response protein 2b, whose translation MMTAKTLEKTLGILHPHSESIYSVDEISTTLPSSLTIFPNADLGAHYDHISGTSGDGLINGDMSIEKRSLDLSYPSSFSQPAAPRNQTFTYMGKFSIDSQYPGNWNPEGVINIVSAGILGMTQPSSASSSPASSVSPNHFSSTVSCTMAQNPSDMDPIYSPPPPYSGCGEVYQDSSAFLSTSTCPISYPPPSYSSPKASTESGLFPIIPDYAGFFQSPCQRDMPTIPDRKPFSCPLESFRVPPPLTPLNTIRNFTLGGPASEGPRLPTAYSPQNLPLRPILRPRKYPNRPSKTPVHERPYPCPAEGCDRRFSRSDELTRHIRIHTGHKPFQCRICMRNFSRSDHLTTHIRTHTGEKPFACDFCGRKFARSDERKRHTKIHLRQKERKSSSTPSSASTNSERSAGGINTPSGVCSSGSAQLGQCPSRGV comes from the exons ATGATGACAGCCAAAACGCTAGAGAAAACTCTCGGTATTTTACACCCTCATTCTGAGAGCATCTATTCGGTGGATGAGATCTCCACGACATTGCCATCTTCGCTCACCATTTTCCCAAATGCCGACTTAGGAGCGCATTACGACCACATTAGCGGAACTTCGGGAG ATGGCCTCATCAATGGGGACATGAGCATAGAGAAGCGGTCTCTCGACCTCTCTTACCCCAGCAGCTTCTCGCAGCCCGCCGCTCCCCGCAACCAGACCTTCACCTACATGGGAAAGTTCTCCATCGACTCCCAGTATCCAGGTAACTGGAACCCCGAGGGCGTCATCAACATTGTGAGCGCCGGCATCCTCGGCATGACCCAGCCCTCTTCGGCGTCCTCCTCGCCAGCTTCTTCAGTGTCTCCAAACCACTTCTCCAGCACCGTGAGCTGCACCATGGCGCAGAACCCCTCCGACATGGACCCCATCTACTCCCCTCCCCCGCCTTACTCGGGCTGCGGGGAGGTCTACCAAGACTCGTCCGCCTTCTTGTCCACGTCCACCTGTCCCATCTCGTACCCTCCGCCATCCTACTCATCGCCAAAAGCTTCAACGGAGAGCGGTCTGTTCCCCATCATCCCCGACTACGCAGGCTTCTTCCAGTCTCCTTGCCAACGAGACATGCCCACCATACCCGACCGAAAGCCCTTCTCCTGCCCCCTGGAGTCCTTCAGGGTACCTCCGCCCCTGACTCCCCTCAACACTATCAGGAACTTTACCTTAGGTGGACCAGCGTCAGAAGGACCCCGGCTGCCCACGGCGTACAGCCCCCAGAATTTACCCCTGAGGCCCATTCTCCGGCCGAGGAAGTACCCGAACAGGCCGAGCAAGACGCCCGTGCACGAGCGGCCGTACCCGTGCCCGGCGGAGGGCTGCGACCGGCGCTTCTCGCGCTCCGACGAGCTCACGCGCCACATCCGCATTCACACGGGCCACAAGCCGTTCCAGTGCCGCATCTGCATGCGCAACTTCAGCCGCAGCGACCACCTGACCACGCACATCCGCACGCACACGGGCGAGAAGCCGTTCGCGTGCGACTTTTGCGGCAGAAAGTTCGCGAGGAGCGACGAGCGAAAGCGGCACACCAAAATCCACCTGAGGCAGAAGGAGAGGAAGTCCTCGAGCACCCCTTCTTCTGCCAGCACGAACTCCGAGAGGTCCGCCGGCGGCATAAACACGCCCAGTGGGGTGTGCTCCTCGGGCTCGGCCCAGCTAGGGCAGTGTCCGTCCAGGGGGGTGTAG
- the adoa gene encoding 2-aminoethanethiol (cysteamine) dioxygenase a, giving the protein MPRHNMMSSLIQKIARQAHVTFKSAGSSVFLENQGLLDSLLTEIRAADLKIAPRKRKSSSKCLDSSPPVSYMHICETDTFSMGVFLLKSGASIPLHDHPGMNGMLKVLYGKVSIRCFDKLDEPPDAEVQTHFEPPLLPCQRDALRRSVLGTVSVFTEESGPCILTPHKDNLHQIDALDGPAAFLDILAPPYDPDDGRDCHYYQVLQPASEPVDKKPEEMWLLEIPQPADFWCGGEPYPGPEVSL; this is encoded by the coding sequence ATGCCGCGGCACAACATGATGAGTTCGCTTATTCAGAAAATCGCCCGACAGGCACACGTTACGTTTAAATCCGCTGGTTCTTCCGTGTTTCTGGAAAACCAGGGTCTGCTGGACAGCCTTCTGACCGAGATCAGGGCAGCCGATCTCAAGATTGCCcccaggaaaagaaaaagttccTCCAAGTGTTTGGACAGCAGCCCCCCGGTCAGCTACATGCACATATGCGAGACGGACACCTTCAGCATGGGAGTATTTCTGTTAAAGAGCGGGGCTTCAATCCCCCTGCACGACCACCCGGGCATGAATGGCATGCTGAAGGTGCTTTATGGCAAAGTGAGCATCAGATGCTTTGACAAGCTGGATGAGCCACCTGATGCTGAGGTGCAGACCCATTTCGAGCCCCCGCTGCTGCCCTGCCAAAGGGATGCTCTGAGAAGGTCGGTCCTGGGCACTGTCAGTGTCTTCACGGAGGAGAGTGGTCCGTGCATCCTGACCCCCCACAAAGATAACCTGCACCAGATCGACGCTCTGGATGGCCCCGCAGCATTCCTGGACATACTTGCCCCCCCTTATGACCCCGATGACGGAAGGGACTGTCACTACTACCAGGTCCTTCAGCCCGCTTCAGAACCCGTGGACAAAAAGCCAGAGGAGATGTGGCTGCTGGAGATCCCACAACCCGCCGATTTCTGGTGCGGGGGAGAGCCCTACCCGGGCCCTGAGGTTTCTCTTTAA